Proteins from a single region of Lysinibacillus sp. JNUCC-52:
- a CDS encoding DUF5301 domain-containing protein, with translation MKKIYKLILIVLFPLIILFVTTSLLTRDSTFNKEVIDRLDIEEINEIEIIRASDEKTITVTDADNISNIMQLFKNKEIRKVFFAKSDFKEAYWLTLRINDNREVGIRLDDSTHLFVYLYEENYMKDYKLLDKLDTKYIEELF, from the coding sequence ATGAAAAAAATTTATAAACTAATTTTAATTGTCCTATTCCCCCTAATTATCTTGTTTGTGACGACATCATTACTAACTCGAGATTCTACTTTCAATAAAGAAGTGATCGATCGGCTTGATATCGAAGAGATTAATGAAATTGAAATTATTCGAGCATCTGATGAAAAAACAATTACGGTAACAGATGCAGATAATATCAGTAATATTATGCAGTTATTTAAGAACAAAGAAATTCGAAAAGTATTTTTTGCGAAGTCAGATTTTAAAGAGGCATACTGGTTAACATTACGAATTAATGATAATCGTGAAGTCGGCATTCGCCTTGATGATTCAACACATCTATTTGTTTATTTATACGAGGAAAATTACATGAAAGACTATAAATTATTAGACAAACTGGATACTAAGTATATTGAAGAATTATTTTAA
- a CDS encoding GNAT family N-acetyltransferase has translation MNYNVEVLLENHEAFVTFLNTSLREFNNEHSRYHKEIRKVGAVQPLNVIVSNDNEWIGGLTAEVYWDWLEINKFWFSKEYRRQGLGEKLLLQAEATAIRMGATKALLTTYDFQARSFYEARGYIVVGEIKDYPPGSSYYTMVKHLV, from the coding sequence ATGAATTATAATGTAGAAGTTTTATTAGAAAATCATGAAGCATTTGTCACATTTCTAAATACTAGTTTAAGAGAGTTTAATAATGAACATTCTCGATACCATAAAGAAATAAGAAAAGTGGGAGCTGTGCAGCCTTTAAATGTTATTGTTTCAAATGATAATGAATGGATTGGCGGATTAACCGCGGAGGTTTATTGGGATTGGCTCGAAATTAATAAGTTTTGGTTTAGTAAGGAATATCGTCGACAAGGATTAGGTGAAAAATTGTTGTTACAAGCGGAAGCAACCGCAATAAGGATGGGGGCCACAAAGGCATTGTTAACTACATATGACTTTCAAGCTCGCTCGTTTTATGAAGCGAGAGGCTATATAGTTGTTGGGGAAATAAAAGATTATCCCCCTGGAAGTAGCTATTACACAATGGTTAAACATTTAGTTTAA
- a CDS encoding transmembrane Fragile-X-F protein, which yields MGVAEVLTIVFIVLKLTEVITWSWWIVLLPSLISFSIYVLLLLGKVAIVIATIVTVKKRKK from the coding sequence GTGGGAGTAGCAGAAGTTTTAACCATTGTCTTTATTGTGCTAAAGCTAACTGAAGTCATTACATGGTCGTGGTGGATAGTGCTGTTACCATCGCTCATTTCTTTTAGTATTTACGTACTGCTTTTACTAGGAAAGGTAGCCATCGTTATAGCAACGATAGTGACGGTGAAGAAACGTAAAAAATGA
- a CDS encoding hydralysin-2 produces MQTQLIREKFLFSDLPAMNSSYDKVREAFKEKFKVNPDGIAVNSETYFKGVTPAITEQYGHPCYKTLGDFTYTKGDGAPPKSVIVGSNIAVNHGDEAATMTLEVQGSWQSQQTWSTESTTGLTFASKFTIEGFFESGMEFSVSTTIGESKTETESKTATAKIEVTVPPRSKKKVVIVGTLKKETMHFRAPIFVNGMFGANFPKRVQDHYFWFLNATSVLKNTSGEISGTIKNSAVFDVHTEIGKTEPLTAEELSEFMALTK; encoded by the coding sequence ATGCAAACTCAGCTAATACGAGAGAAATTTTTATTTTCAGATTTACCTGCAATGAATTCAAGTTATGACAAAGTGAGAGAAGCATTCAAAGAAAAATTCAAAGTAAATCCAGATGGTATTGCAGTAAATAGCGAAACTTATTTTAAAGGAGTTACGCCTGCAATCACTGAGCAATATGGCCACCCTTGCTACAAAACACTTGGTGACTTTACGTATACTAAGGGAGACGGGGCACCCCCTAAATCTGTCATAGTCGGTAGTAATATTGCTGTAAATCATGGGGATGAAGCAGCCACTATGACTTTAGAAGTTCAAGGCAGTTGGCAAAGTCAACAAACATGGTCTACAGAAAGTACAACAGGCTTAACTTTCGCTTCTAAATTTACAATAGAGGGCTTTTTTGAATCAGGGATGGAATTCTCTGTTAGTACTACTATAGGGGAATCAAAAACTGAAACAGAATCAAAAACGGCAACTGCCAAGATAGAGGTAACAGTACCACCAAGAAGTAAGAAGAAGGTTGTAATAGTTGGGACATTAAAAAAAGAGACGATGCATTTTCGTGCACCGATTTTTGTCAATGGCATGTTTGGTGCAAACTTCCCTAAGAGAGTACAAGATCATTATTTTTGGTTCCTTAATGCGACAAGTGTACTCAAAAATACTTCTGGAGAAATATCTGGAACAATTAAAAACTCCGCCGTCTTTGATGTTCATACGGAGATTGGTAAAACAGAGCCTTTAACAGCTGAAGAATTAAGTGAATTTATGGCATTAACTAAATAG
- the tsaA gene encoding tRNA (N6-threonylcarbamoyladenosine(37)-N6)-methyltransferase TrmO, with protein sequence MQYSIQPVAIVNNNRKEIEDDNWGSIMSTIELTENFNELSLKGVDEFSHLEIIFYFDKVADEKIQYDARHPRNNKNYPEVGIFAQRGKNRPNKLGVTIVELIEIKQKTLIVKGLDAIDGTPIIDIKPVMREFLPKGDVKQPNWSTSLMDKYWG encoded by the coding sequence ATGCAATACTCTATACAGCCAGTAGCGATTGTAAATAATAATAGAAAAGAAATTGAGGATGATAATTGGGGTTCAATAATGTCGACAATTGAACTTACAGAAAATTTTAATGAATTGTCTTTAAAGGGTGTTGACGAGTTTTCTCACTTGGAAATCATTTTTTATTTTGATAAGGTTGCTGATGAAAAAATTCAGTACGATGCAAGGCATCCTAGAAACAATAAAAATTATCCTGAGGTTGGTATTTTTGCACAAAGAGGAAAAAATAGACCTAATAAATTGGGGGTAACTATTGTAGAACTAATAGAAATAAAACAAAAAACATTAATTGTTAAAGGATTAGATGCGATAGACGGAACTCCGATTATTGATATTAAACCTGTAATGAGAGAGTTCTTACCAAAAGGAGATGTGAAACAGCCAAATTGGTCAACGTCATTAATGGATAAATATTGGGGTTAA
- a CDS encoding PD-(D/E)XK nuclease family protein, protein MFEISPFPTFSWSLSRHKTLTSCARKYGYEYYFSHNGWLSHQVEPFHQHVYRLKKLQAMPILFGQIVHRLIEQTIIDYLQTKTVPSVSELVNRARGQLNAAFIDSTRHVDLWRHKPNKFYMMQEIYYEGKLNAELITDYKNRLEAVFTNFLLSETFLQITAHTGSLRIGEPEQFRSMKIEDTQVFVVMDFHYYDDIEDKWIIIDWKTGGQSDDDRQQLALYAYYIQQKYGVSLEKIEVYNEYLVTGERKQYMFTSFDMDNILHTFRHSVLEMKKFQADILSNEPVDLEDFEQTQDKWRCLRCNFKELCANK, encoded by the coding sequence ATGTTTGAAATTTCACCTTTTCCAACATTTTCGTGGTCACTTTCACGCCATAAAACATTAACAAGCTGCGCCAGAAAATATGGCTATGAATACTATTTTTCTCATAATGGATGGCTGAGCCATCAGGTGGAACCATTTCACCAGCATGTATATCGCTTAAAAAAGCTGCAAGCGATGCCTATATTATTTGGACAAATTGTCCATCGATTAATCGAGCAAACGATTATCGATTATTTGCAAACGAAGACAGTACCGTCTGTGTCAGAGCTTGTAAATCGTGCGCGTGGTCAGTTAAATGCTGCCTTTATTGATTCGACTCGCCACGTGGATTTATGGAGACATAAACCTAATAAGTTTTACATGATGCAGGAAATCTATTATGAAGGAAAGCTAAATGCTGAACTAATTACGGACTATAAAAATCGTTTAGAAGCGGTATTTACGAACTTCCTTTTAAGTGAGACGTTTTTACAAATTACTGCGCATACAGGCTCATTACGAATTGGAGAGCCCGAACAGTTTCGCTCGATGAAAATTGAGGATACGCAAGTTTTTGTCGTGATGGACTTTCATTATTACGATGATATAGAAGATAAATGGATTATTATTGACTGGAAAACAGGTGGCCAATCAGACGATGATCGTCAGCAATTAGCACTTTATGCTTATTATATCCAACAAAAATACGGTGTTTCATTAGAAAAAATCGAAGTTTATAATGAATATTTAGTGACAGGGGAACGCAAACAATATATGTTTACATCGTTCGATATGGACAATATTTTACATACATTTCGACACAGTGTTTTAGAAATGAAAAAGTTTCAAGCCGATATACTTTCAAACGAGCCTGTAGATCTTGAAGATTTTGAGCAAACACAAGATAAATGGCGCTGTTTGAGATGTAATTTTAAAGAGTTATGTGCCAACAAATGA
- a CDS encoding sulfite exporter TauE/SafE family protein, translated as MEYVLFLVIGIAGNVIGTLVGGGGLITLPTMMLMGVPVHSAIGANKVSNMVSAFSSFYTIFKRKELSWSEMRSVLLVSLIGGTLGGLFASFMSGQTLTLIAIILLGFALIMSFIGGADFGEVESFKMNRKNGPILLGVGFYDGLFGPGSSTLALYTYAHEKLSYIKAVGLSRVGVFAMCSGAAITYIATGKIEWPLTIVLMLGSIIGAQIGIVLARKVKANQVKILLRVVTIVLILQLIYDFFQQL; from the coding sequence ATGGAATACGTTTTATTTTTAGTGATCGGTATTGCAGGGAATGTCATCGGCACATTAGTTGGCGGTGGTGGATTAATTACATTACCAACAATGATGCTGATGGGTGTACCAGTTCACTCAGCAATTGGAGCGAATAAAGTTTCCAATATGGTAAGTGCTTTTTCTAGCTTTTATACGATTTTTAAAAGAAAGGAATTGTCTTGGTCGGAAATGCGTTCAGTTCTGCTTGTATCTTTGATTGGTGGAACATTGGGTGGGCTCTTTGCTTCCTTTATGAGCGGTCAGACGTTAACGCTTATTGCTATTATTTTACTTGGCTTCGCACTCATTATGTCGTTTATCGGTGGTGCTGATTTCGGTGAAGTAGAAAGCTTTAAAATGAATAGAAAAAACGGACCCATTTTGCTGGGCGTAGGATTTTATGATGGCTTATTTGGCCCTGGTAGTAGTACATTGGCGTTGTATACGTATGCGCATGAAAAACTTTCCTATATAAAAGCTGTAGGCTTGTCTCGTGTTGGCGTTTTTGCGATGTGCTCAGGGGCAGCCATTACGTATATTGCCACTGGAAAAATAGAATGGCCGCTCACAATCGTTTTAATGCTTGGATCCATTATTGGTGCACAAATTGGCATTGTCCTTGCAAGAAAGGTAAAGGCAAATCAAGTCAAGATACTGTTACGTGTTGTAACAATAGTGCTTATTTTACAACTTATTTATGATTTCTTCCAACAGTTATAA
- a CDS encoding DUF1648 domain-containing protein, translating to MHEQLKTPTPKLCKQLTIIVATIFTAGITATVLQYHKLPSSIPVLQSFTTDHAQFGPKIAIFYLPFVALMLFLLLHYLEIKAAYPLVRKHKPTLSHIERQNGIITFCLMKNSILLYFTYSLFNDLSVAMGHNRILQQWHAYGFLALLFIIFIAGIIRGLYLQHKTKS from the coding sequence ATGCATGAACAACTAAAAACACCTACCCCAAAACTGTGTAAACAACTAACAATAATTGTGGCAACCATTTTTACAGCTGGCATTACCGCAACTGTACTTCAATATCATAAACTCCCCTCCTCCATTCCAGTTTTACAAAGCTTTACGACGGACCATGCACAGTTCGGGCCTAAAATCGCTATCTTTTATTTACCATTTGTAGCGTTAATGCTCTTTTTACTTTTGCATTACTTGGAAATAAAAGCGGCTTATCCATTAGTACGTAAACATAAGCCTACCTTATCTCATATCGAGCGACAAAATGGGATAATCACCTTCTGCCTTATGAAAAACAGTATTTTGCTGTATTTTACATACTCACTTTTCAATGATTTATCAGTGGCAATGGGACACAATCGTATTTTACAACAATGGCATGCGTATGGATTTCTTGCCTTGTTGTTTATCATCTTTATTGCGGGTATTATCCGTGGACTATACCTCCAACATAAAACAAAAAGCTAG
- a CDS encoding ABC transporter ATP-binding protein, giving the protein MDDLVLEAKDVSKSFKKQIIFHSVSLSIEKGKAYGFIGHNGCGKSILFKILSGLIAPDSGEIKVFGQKLGNEVDFPKNTGIIIETPQFLEDYSGIKNLRYLAAIQNKISDTTIKATLERVGLDPKNRQPVKKYSLGMKQKLGIAQAIMEGPSLLILDEPFNGLDKTSVQNIRTLLLELKKKGVTILLTSHMQKDIELICDEVFEFNDKKLKKLKVNELSNEDEHF; this is encoded by the coding sequence ATGGACGATTTAGTTTTAGAAGCAAAAGATGTATCTAAATCTTTTAAAAAGCAAATCATTTTCCATTCTGTATCTTTGTCTATAGAAAAGGGCAAAGCATATGGCTTTATTGGTCATAATGGGTGTGGAAAATCCATTTTATTTAAAATTCTTAGTGGCCTCATTGCCCCTGATAGTGGTGAAATTAAAGTATTTGGACAAAAACTTGGAAATGAAGTGGATTTTCCTAAAAATACAGGAATCATCATTGAGACACCTCAATTTCTAGAAGACTATTCTGGAATTAAAAATTTGCGTTACTTAGCAGCCATTCAAAATAAAATAAGCGATACTACGATTAAGGCTACACTTGAGAGAGTGGGGTTAGATCCTAAAAATAGGCAACCTGTAAAAAAGTATTCTTTAGGTATGAAACAAAAATTAGGGATTGCACAAGCGATTATGGAGGGACCTTCTTTACTTATTCTTGACGAGCCATTTAATGGACTTGATAAAACAAGTGTCCAAAACATTCGTACATTATTGCTTGAACTGAAGAAAAAAGGAGTAACGATTCTTCTGACAAGCCATATGCAAAAAGATATTGAATTGATATGCGATGAGGTTTTTGAATTTAATGATAAAAAATTAAAAAAACTAAAGGTTAATGAATTAAGCAATGAAGACGAACATTTTTGA